One genomic segment of Drosophila melanogaster chromosome 3L includes these proteins:
- the CG43702 gene encoding uncharacterized protein, isoform B, which yields MYLQWIFLLLIFLDVEPHAIRKNYTKPDGCLENAINSEVQILDSEIPGYFHFDLPEGGYIRVFYHVDKYGFYTETLH from the coding sequence ATGTATTTGCAGTGGATTTTCCTTCTTCTAATATTTCTGGATGTTGAGCCACACGCAATACGCAAAAACTACACCAAACCGGATGGATGTCTCGAGAATGCTATCAATTCAGAGGTGCAGATTCTGGACAGTGAAATACCTGGGTACTTCCACTTTGACCTGCCCGAGGGAGGATACATACGGGTGTTTTATCACGTGGATAAGTACGGCTTCTATACCGAAACTTTGCACTGA
- the Edg78E gene encoding Ecdysone-dependent gene 78E, isoform A encodes MYKYLFCLALIGCACADNINKDAQIRSFQNDATDAEGNYQYAYETSNGIQIQEAGNANGARGAVAYVSPEGEHISLTYTADEEGYHPVGDHLPTPPPVPAYVLRALEYIRTHPPAPAQKEQQ; translated from the exons ATGTACAAATAT CTGTTCTGTCTTGCTCTCATCGGCTGCGCCTGCGCCGACAACATCAACAAGGATGCCCAGATCCGCAGCTTCCAGAACGACGCTACCGATGCTGAGGGCAACTACCAGTACGCCTACGAGACCAGCAATGGCATCCAGATCCAGGAGGCGGGCAACGCCAACGGAGCACGTGGTGCCGTGGCTTACGTGTCGCCCGAGGGCGAGCACATCTCGCTGACATACACCGCCGACGAGGAGGGCTACCATCCAGTGGGTGACCACCTGCCCACCCCGCCCCCAGTTCCGGCTTACGTTCTCCGTGCCCTGGAATATATCCGCACCCATCCCCCGGCGCCCGCCCAGAAGGAGCAGCAGTAA
- the CG43702 gene encoding uncharacterized protein, isoform A, with protein MWIFLLLIFLDVEPHAIRKNYTKPDGCLENAINSEVQILDSEIPGYFHFDLPEGGYIRVFYHVDKYGFYTETLH; from the exons ATG TGGATTTTCCTTCTTCTAATATTTCTGGATGTTGAGCCACACGCAATACGCAAAAACTACACCAAACCGGATGGATGTCTCGAGAATGCTATCAATTCAGAGGTGCAGATTCTGGACAGTGAAATACCTGGGTACTTCCACTTTGACCTGCCCGAGGGAGGATACATACGGGTGTTTTATCACGTGGATAAGTACGGCTTCTATACCGAAACTTTGCACTGA
- the Cpr78Cc gene encoding cuticular protein 78Cc codes for MFKLSLCLLAALMLANVYADNINKDAVITREDVNPADAEGNYQYAFETSNGIQAQEAGNVNGISGSSSYISPEGVPISLTYVADENGFQPQGDHLPTAPPIPEAILRALEYIAAHPPQP; via the exons ATGTTTAAGCTA TCGCTCTGCCTGCTCGCCGCTCTGATGCTGGCCAATGTGTATGCGGACAACATAAACAAGGATGCCGTGATCACCCGCGAGGATGTTAATCCTGCCGACGCCGAGGGCAACTACCAATACGCCTTCGAGACCAGCAATGGTATTCAGGCCCAGGAGGCCGGAAACGTCAATGGCATTAGCGGAAGCAGCTCTTACATCTCCCCCGAAGGCGTCCCCATCTCACTGACCTACGTCGCCGATGAAAACGGCTTCCAGCCTCAGGGCGATCACCTTCCCACCGCTCCCCCAATCCCGGAGGCCATCCTCCGCGCCCTGGAATACATCGCCGCCCACCCTCCACAGCCCTAA